The nucleotide sequence AAGGCAATGGCTATGACGTCAAAGCTCTGCGCAAAATCGTCTCTTTACGCAAAATGGAAGTGGCCGATCGCCACGAGCAAGAAATGATTCTTGATACTTACATGCGCGCATTGGGCATGTTACCTGAGCTGGATGACGAAGTCGAAGCGGCTTAATCAAAACTTAATAGAAATGTAGTAAGTTGGGGGTATGGTCAACACGCCCCCAACCGAAATTACAGACCTCATTGAGTCTCTTGATATTTCAAATGAAGCCGACAAAAAAGGCTGGATAAGCTTAGCCAGCATTATACTCAAAGATGCTCCGAAAGATCGCTACAACGCCTTCCTTAACTTGTATGATATCACAACAGGGAGAATTTCATCGCCTCAATGGCAGCATGATGAAAGGCTTAGTCTAGGCATTTCTGTCCTACTCACCCCTTTAAAGCTCAAACACAAAAGCTCACTTGTAAGCGAAGAATTCTTTAAACTTCAAACATTCATCACCAACAAACTCATCATAAAAAAGGAAGAGTTGAAATCCAATATCTCTACCTCCAACATTTCCAAAACAGATGCAAACGATCAACTGGAATATGAAGCAGCCCCACAATTAGGAACCTTACGAATACTCTATAACGAGTTAGCCCATCAATACGCCGCCCGACATTCCAGCTCCAACCCGCAAGCGAAACAAACCAGTCGAGAAACTCTTGCTCGTTACATGCTTGAAAATTCTTTACGAAACGCCACCCTTGATTCAACAGGGAACGCCAAAATAGCAGGGATGTTCAATAAATTTATTCAACTGCGCTCAAGAGGCGAGAAATTAAAACCCACTACCTCCCTTGAAACAGAAGACTACTCTTTGCTAAACATACTTTCTGACAATTCCATCGACATACAGGAAGTTTCACAAACACCACTATATCAATACATCACCTCCAACCTTACAGAAAGAGAACAATCTATTTTCACCATGAAGTACATTGACGGGATGAAAAACAAAGATATAGCCGCTGAACTAGACGCAAAAGTAAGCACAACCAATGTACATGTCTTTCGCATAAAGAGCAAAATTCAATCCCTTGTTTCAAAAGTTACTTTAGATGAAAGATCCGGACGGGTCATATCAAAGAAAGTCGCCTTAGCAACAAAATTAGATAAAATGGCCGCTCGAAAAGGACTCCACATCGGGGCGCAACCTAAGTACACTAGCTGGTCTGAAAAACTAGATGAAATAGCAAAAGATAAAGGAATTGACACAATTATCTCCCCCTACACCAGGCATTAAAAGGGCGGCGAGTTCACACTCACCGCCCTTTTTGCATTAGGATAGCTTTTTCGCTCTAGGCTAAGCGACTTCGTCTGGGTGATATTGACGGATTCGCTCTTTAATACGAAGTTTTTGCTTCTTCATTTGGGTAATTTTCACAAAATCTGGTAACGGTCGCCCTACTTCAAGATTGATTAGACTTTCAAGCACGGCATGCTTGCGTTCCAAGTTTTCTGTATGTCCTACGATATTCATAACTGCCCTCTTCCGTGTTAATGTTAGTGCTATTTTACACTTTGATTTACAACCTGCTTTGCTGCTTTTCTCCAATAAAGCAAAAGTTGGCAATATGGTCAATATTTTTCTTCGGTCAAGACCAAAATAAAACTTTTCGCAAGAAGCTTTTCACTTTATAGCCAAACACATCATGGAGTTACAAAAACGCATCATTATTGGCATTAGCGGCGCAAGCGGAGCCATCTACGGCATTCGCGCATTAGAACTCCTCAAACCGCTCGAACTGGAGACACACCTCATCATCTCGCCGGCAGCTGGCATTACGATTTCGCACGAAACGGACTACTCGCTCGATGATATTAAGGCGCTGGCCGATGCCGTGCATCCTTATAAAGATATCGCCGCCTGCATCTCTAGCGGCTCATATCAGA is from Rickettsiales bacterium and encodes:
- a CDS encoding DUF2312 domain-containing protein, with translation MVNVGGIAGDQLRSIIDRIERLEEEKKGIADDIKEIFAEAKGNGYDVKALRKIVSLRKMEVADRHEQEMILDTYMRALGMLPELDDEVEAA
- a CDS encoding sigma factor-like helix-turn-helix DNA-binding protein; this translates as MVNTPPTEITDLIESLDISNEADKKGWISLASIILKDAPKDRYNAFLNLYDITTGRISSPQWQHDERLSLGISVLLTPLKLKHKSSLVSEEFFKLQTFITNKLIIKKEELKSNISTSNISKTDANDQLEYEAAPQLGTLRILYNELAHQYAARHSSSNPQAKQTSRETLARYMLENSLRNATLDSTGNAKIAGMFNKFIQLRSRGEKLKPTTSLETEDYSLLNILSDNSIDIQEVSQTPLYQYITSNLTEREQSIFTMKYIDGMKNKDIAAELDAKVSTTNVHVFRIKSKIQSLVSKVTLDERSGRVISKKVALATKLDKMAARKGLHIGAQPKYTSWSEKLDEIAKDKGIDTIISPYTRH
- a CDS encoding YdcH family protein — encoded protein: MNIVGHTENLERKHAVLESLINLEVGRPLPDFVKITQMKKQKLRIKERIRQYHPDEVA